The following proteins are co-located in the Shouchella hunanensis genome:
- a CDS encoding GNAT family N-acetyltransferase, translating to MSQNRKDDLELKFVTKEHTQDSLDLLNYVFQVTNQDVSQIGESQMALWKKPIFEQSSILGWFSKNKLISQMVVYPFSVNIHGRAYKMGGVTGVGTYPEYAGLGLMNDLMKESLTLMREKGQTISYLFPYSIPYYRKKGWEIISDVITYTVRDTQIPKPYDVPGRIERVSFHDKDIRNAYEQFSKKENGAMIRNELAWDEHFKWGRDDLIACVYYDEKEQPTGYMYYKVENETFFVQEMIFNNEEARRGLWNFIGAHFSMVYYVKGKIFANEPLSFFLEDGEIEEKISPYYMARIVDVEEFLRGFPFTSYAKQAIVLKVTDPMLEWNEDVFKLTFENGQTVERVSEDTPVDASLDIQTLVTLLLNYKRAKDLKEIGRIEATNTTISYLEELIPDNQPWFSDYF from the coding sequence ATGAGTCAGAATCGAAAAGATGACTTAGAACTGAAGTTTGTTACAAAAGAACATACGCAAGATTCTCTTGATTTGTTGAACTACGTGTTTCAAGTAACGAATCAAGACGTTTCCCAAATTGGCGAGTCGCAAATGGCGCTCTGGAAAAAACCCATCTTTGAGCAAAGTTCGATTTTAGGATGGTTTTCTAAAAACAAGCTGATTTCACAAATGGTTGTGTATCCTTTTTCAGTTAACATTCACGGGCGCGCCTATAAAATGGGTGGTGTTACCGGAGTTGGAACGTATCCTGAATATGCAGGACTTGGACTAATGAACGATTTAATGAAAGAAAGTTTAACGTTGATGCGGGAAAAAGGACAAACCATCTCTTATTTATTCCCCTATTCGATTCCCTATTATCGAAAGAAAGGCTGGGAAATTATATCCGATGTAATCACTTATACAGTTCGTGATACACAAATTCCGAAGCCGTATGATGTACCTGGACGCATTGAGCGCGTTTCTTTTCATGATAAAGATATCCGTAACGCATACGAGCAATTTTCAAAAAAAGAAAATGGTGCTATGATCCGTAATGAGCTTGCTTGGGATGAACATTTTAAGTGGGGGCGAGATGATCTGATCGCTTGTGTTTACTACGATGAAAAAGAACAACCAACTGGCTATATGTATTATAAAGTTGAAAATGAAACCTTTTTCGTTCAAGAAATGATCTTTAATAACGAAGAAGCCCGTCGCGGGTTATGGAATTTTATTGGTGCTCACTTTTCAATGGTCTATTACGTAAAAGGGAAGATTTTTGCCAATGAGCCACTCTCCTTCTTCCTTGAAGATGGAGAAATTGAAGAAAAGATCTCCCCATACTATATGGCGCGGATTGTTGATGTTGAAGAATTTCTACGTGGCTTTCCCTTTACTTCTTATGCAAAACAAGCCATTGTTTTAAAGGTTACTGATCCAATGCTTGAATGGAATGAAGATGTATTTAAACTGACGTTTGAAAACGGGCAAACAGTAGAACGAGTGAGTGAGGATACGCCTGTTGATGCATCTCTTGATATTCAAACGCTCGTCACCCTCCTGCTCAACTACAAACGAGCAAAAGACTTAAAAGAAATCGGGCGTATCGAAGCGACAAATACAACTATTAGCTATCTAGAAGAGTTAATTCCAGACAATCAACCTTGGTTCTCTGACTATTTCTAA
- the kynA gene encoding tryptophan 2,3-dioxygenase: protein MTKNSHSAYTDFKDKMTYSDYLQLEPILNSQKRLSDHHDEMLFIVIHQVSELWMKLMLHEIRGAITSLQQDQFQPAFKQLARVSKTQAQIIQAWDVLATLTPSEYVEFRDSLGQASGFQSYQHRQLEFLLGKKTPHILKIYENEPTILSGLQADYEKPTLYDEAIQALARAGLFSDKTVLERDVTKSHQSTESVRDAWQVVYQQSNRYWNLYQLAEKLVDLEDWHQQWRFRHLKTVERIIGMKSGTGGSAGVHYLKAVLDDYFFPELWELRTTI from the coding sequence ATGACAAAGAACAGCCATTCTGCCTATACAGACTTTAAAGATAAAATGACGTACAGTGATTATTTGCAGCTAGAACCGATTTTAAATAGTCAAAAGCGACTGTCAGATCATCACGATGAGATGCTGTTTATTGTGATTCACCAAGTAAGCGAACTGTGGATGAAGTTAATGCTCCACGAAATACGTGGTGCGATTACATCCCTTCAACAAGATCAATTTCAACCTGCCTTCAAGCAGCTCGCTCGAGTTTCAAAAACCCAAGCACAAATTATTCAAGCGTGGGATGTTCTCGCTACATTGACACCGAGCGAATATGTCGAATTCCGCGATAGTTTAGGGCAAGCTTCTGGCTTTCAATCTTATCAGCACCGTCAGCTTGAGTTTCTATTAGGGAAAAAAACACCTCATATCTTAAAAATTTATGAAAACGAGCCGACCATCTTATCAGGATTGCAAGCGGATTACGAGAAGCCTACCCTTTACGACGAGGCCATTCAAGCACTTGCGCGAGCGGGGTTATTTTCCGATAAAACCGTCTTAGAGCGAGATGTGACAAAAAGTCATCAATCGACCGAGTCAGTCAGAGACGCATGGCAAGTCGTCTATCAACAATCGAATCGCTATTGGAACCTTTACCAGCTCGCTGAAAAGCTCGTGGATCTCGAAGACTGGCATCAGCAATGGCGCTTTCGACATTTAAAAACAGTTGAACGGATTATTGGAATGAAATCAGGCACAGGAGGCTCAGCAGGGGTTCATTATTTAAAGGCTGTGCTCGACGACTACTTCTTTCCAGAGCTTTGGGAATTGCGGACAACGATTTAA
- a CDS encoding ATP-dependent Clp protease ATP-binding subunit — MKCQHCQTNDATVSLNLVVNQHKKQMILCETCLQELRQANGQAAPAQSFFQSFMGGQEQQPHHTQIKEQQNEKDSFLAQFGHNLSHEAENGNIDPVIGRDQEVERVIQVLSRRTKNNPVLIGEAGVGKTAIAEGLALRISQGNAPAKLLNKQIFSLDFASLVAGTSYRGQFEERMQQLIDEVSQREDIILFIDELHMLVGAGASGEGNMDASNLLKPALARGQMQLIGATTLNEYRKIEKDAALERRFQPVTVKEPTEEQAYEILKGLKSVYEAYHGVAYSDEVLRATVSLSNRYIQDRYLPDKAIDLLDEVGSRLSLSIEHEDKTSLEKRLNDVRARKHAATKNEQYEQAATLRDEENVIREKLKETASSLTPINVKIEDIQALIEKQTGIPVQKLQKDEQQKMRDLTSRLASKVIGQEDAVSKTAKAVKRSRAGLKQGNRPISFLFVGPTGVGKTELTKQLAEEVYGNKENMIRLDMSEFMEKHAVSKLIGSPPGYVGHEEGGQLTEQVRRNPYSIILLDEIEKAHPDVQHMFLQIMEDGRLTDSQGRVVSFKDTMVIMTSNAGVGSTSRSLGFNAEQSKTIGILESLHDYFKPEFLNRFDALIEFNQLTENDLIQIVDVMLDDLRTRLDELNMTIHVSDDAKRELAKKGYHPSFGARPLRRVIQDTIEDDITELLIEDGDITHIEVVLKEGMLQVNAAHE, encoded by the coding sequence ATGAAATGTCAACACTGTCAAACAAATGATGCCACAGTATCATTAAATCTTGTTGTGAATCAGCATAAAAAACAGATGATCTTATGTGAAACGTGTTTACAAGAATTACGACAAGCAAATGGTCAGGCGGCCCCAGCCCAATCTTTTTTTCAATCGTTCATGGGTGGGCAAGAACAACAGCCTCATCATACACAAATAAAAGAACAACAAAACGAGAAAGACAGCTTTTTGGCTCAATTTGGACACAATTTGAGCCATGAAGCAGAGAACGGAAACATTGACCCAGTTATCGGTCGCGATCAAGAGGTAGAACGAGTCATTCAAGTCCTTAGTCGCCGAACGAAAAATAATCCCGTTTTAATTGGTGAAGCTGGTGTTGGGAAAACAGCGATTGCTGAAGGCTTAGCATTGCGTATCTCACAAGGCAATGCGCCTGCAAAACTGCTAAATAAGCAAATCTTTTCTCTAGATTTTGCTTCTCTCGTTGCTGGAACAAGCTATCGAGGTCAATTTGAAGAACGCATGCAGCAATTAATTGATGAAGTATCTCAACGCGAAGACATCATTCTATTTATTGATGAGCTTCATATGCTCGTTGGTGCTGGTGCTTCTGGTGAAGGTAATATGGATGCAAGCAACCTTTTAAAACCAGCACTCGCACGTGGGCAAATGCAGTTAATCGGTGCTACAACGCTGAATGAATACCGTAAAATTGAAAAAGATGCCGCACTTGAACGTCGCTTCCAACCAGTGACTGTAAAAGAGCCAACAGAAGAGCAAGCATATGAGATTTTAAAAGGCTTGAAATCAGTCTATGAAGCGTATCACGGTGTAGCCTATTCAGATGAAGTACTACGTGCAACTGTAAGTCTTTCAAACCGCTATATTCAAGACCGCTATTTACCGGATAAAGCAATTGACTTACTTGATGAGGTTGGATCCCGCTTGTCGCTTTCTATTGAACATGAAGATAAAACGTCTCTTGAAAAGCGATTAAATGATGTTCGCGCACGAAAACACGCCGCTACTAAAAATGAACAATACGAACAAGCAGCAACGTTACGTGATGAGGAAAATGTCATTAGAGAGAAACTTAAAGAAACGGCATCAAGCTTAACGCCGATTAACGTTAAAATTGAAGACATCCAAGCATTAATTGAAAAACAAACAGGTATTCCTGTTCAGAAACTGCAAAAAGATGAGCAGCAAAAAATGCGTGACTTAACAAGCCGTCTTGCTAGTAAAGTCATTGGACAAGAAGATGCGGTTTCAAAAACAGCGAAAGCAGTCAAACGTAGCCGCGCTGGTTTGAAGCAAGGCAATCGCCCTATTAGCTTTCTCTTCGTCGGGCCTACTGGCGTTGGTAAAACTGAGTTAACGAAGCAGTTAGCCGAAGAAGTTTACGGGAATAAAGAAAATATGATTCGCCTTGATATGAGTGAGTTTATGGAAAAACACGCCGTTTCTAAATTAATCGGTTCACCTCCTGGTTACGTTGGACATGAAGAAGGTGGCCAATTAACTGAACAAGTTCGCCGCAATCCGTACAGCATCATCTTGTTAGACGAAATTGAAAAAGCCCATCCTGATGTACAACATATGTTCTTGCAAATTATGGAGGATGGTCGTTTAACTGACAGTCAAGGTCGAGTCGTTTCGTTTAAAGATACCATGGTCATTATGACATCAAATGCAGGTGTTGGCTCCACTTCTCGTTCCCTTGGCTTTAACGCTGAACAAAGTAAAACGATTGGAATTCTTGAGAGTCTGCATGACTACTTTAAGCCAGAATTCTTAAATCGCTTTGATGCATTGATTGAGTTTAATCAACTAACAGAAAACGATTTAATTCAAATTGTTGATGTGATGCTAGATGATCTTCGTACTCGCTTAGATGAGCTAAATATGACCATTCATGTAAGTGATGACGCGAAACGAGAACTAGCGAAAAAAGGCTATCACCCTTCTTTTGGTGCAAGACCATTACGCCGCGTTATTCAAGATACAATTGAAGACGATATTACCGAGCTTCTTATTGAAGATGGCGACATTACGCATATAGAAGTGGTTCTTAAAGAAGGAATGTTACAAGTAAACGCTGCACATGAATAA
- a CDS encoding YheC/YheD family protein: MMSATFSVVFRSKIKQKEETILVPTCLRKWFTYKQIQLSYGLASCNLTISYYDERENDSLSIYVHKNVQKELALHKKESYQVRVDQNELTIGPYIGLLLGDQPANYTAAFMKEHYEERMKLQTQLGVRVAAFSIKWVDLEQTKTKALTYCVETKKWKEEVVPIPKIIYRRHLRQDEFNAFKKQIIQKGGTIFNSNRPDKWELHAYFSEDSTLKSVLPETEKWTKEGQLERWLQEKPKFVLKPILNSQGRGIYMITKLKQSNQFLVYDYAKTDQAIKRKLTKKALLRFFHKRKLRSKDYLIQEWISLKKWESRPFDVRVFLQKETTNWQVNGIECRQAQVKQLITNFSKGGRVLPLNEIFGGNTKVKEAEIEQLCVEIANKIESIYQDDHFAELGIDLAFDVKQKRFVLIEVNFRPGYKGLKLFDEDAYYRVAWSPFKYAAKMEGF; this comes from the coding sequence ATGATGTCAGCCACATTTTCTGTGGTGTTTCGTTCAAAAATAAAACAAAAAGAAGAGACAATTCTAGTACCGACATGTTTGAGAAAATGGTTCACTTATAAACAAATACAGTTATCGTATGGACTCGCATCTTGTAATCTAACAATCTCTTATTATGATGAGAGAGAAAACGATTCGTTGTCCATTTATGTTCATAAGAATGTTCAAAAAGAATTAGCTCTTCATAAAAAAGAGAGTTATCAAGTAAGAGTGGATCAGAACGAACTAACCATAGGTCCCTATATTGGCTTATTGCTAGGGGATCAGCCAGCGAATTATACCGCTGCATTTATGAAAGAACATTATGAAGAAAGAATGAAGCTACAAACCCAACTCGGTGTACGAGTAGCTGCTTTCTCAATCAAATGGGTTGACCTAGAACAGACAAAAACAAAGGCACTAACGTATTGTGTGGAAACAAAAAAATGGAAAGAAGAAGTAGTTCCGATTCCTAAGATTATTTATAGACGTCATTTGCGTCAAGACGAATTCAATGCGTTTAAAAAGCAAATTATACAAAAAGGGGGAACGATTTTTAATTCTAATCGACCAGATAAGTGGGAACTTCATGCCTATTTTAGTGAAGATAGCACGTTAAAGAGTGTTTTGCCTGAGACAGAAAAGTGGACAAAGGAAGGTCAATTAGAGCGTTGGTTACAGGAAAAGCCAAAATTTGTATTGAAACCGATTTTAAATTCGCAAGGTCGGGGTATTTATATGATTACAAAATTAAAGCAGTCGAATCAGTTTTTAGTCTATGATTATGCCAAAACCGATCAAGCAATAAAAAGAAAGCTAACCAAAAAAGCGCTGTTACGATTTTTTCATAAACGTAAATTACGATCGAAAGACTATTTAATACAAGAGTGGATTTCATTAAAGAAATGGGAGTCACGACCATTTGATGTCAGAGTATTTTTACAAAAAGAAACGACTAATTGGCAAGTAAACGGAATCGAATGTCGACAAGCTCAAGTTAAGCAGCTTATTACTAATTTTTCAAAAGGGGGAAGAGTTCTCCCTCTAAACGAAATATTTGGTGGAAACACAAAAGTAAAGGAAGCAGAAATTGAACAATTGTGTGTAGAAATAGCGAATAAGATTGAATCGATTTATCAAGATGATCATTTTGCTGAATTAGGAATTGACCTTGCTTTTGATGTGAAGCAAAAGCGTTTCGTCCTTATCGAAGTTAACTTTCGACCAGGATACAAAGGACTTAAACTGTTTGATGAAGACGCTTATTATCGGGTTGCATGGTCACCGTTTAAGTACGCCGCAAAAATGGAAGGGTTTTAA
- the kynU gene encoding kynureninase: protein MDTSKQYAAKLDATDRLAPYQKEFYLDKNTIYMDGNSLGLLSKRAEQAVLQMLEDWKTYGIDGWTDGQYPWFTLSEKLGASMAPLVGASTEEVLAMGSTTVNLHQLLATFYQPTADRYVIVSEALSFPTDLYAIHSHLDLHSISHEKGLRLIESKDGHTLSEEDIIASFDDDVAVVVLSSVLYRSGQLLSLERLTKAAHDKGILIGFDLCHSIGSVPHQLKQWNVDFAFWCTYKHLNGGPGSVGGLFVHEKHHTTLPGLRGWFGSDKSKQFDMSPLFHKSAAVGSYQLGTPHLLSMAPLIGSLDMFTDVGIEAIRTKSLALTHYLRNLLHQLPDTQSFTISTPVHDEERGGHLLLEHPEAARICKALKSEGIIPDFRSPNGVRIAPVALYNSFTDVYETAHTLATIMKKKTYLQFENKRGVIA, encoded by the coding sequence ATGGACACTTCAAAGCAGTATGCAGCGAAACTCGATGCAACTGATAGGCTAGCTCCTTATCAAAAAGAGTTTTATCTTGATAAAAACACCATCTATATGGATGGCAATTCACTTGGGTTACTAAGTAAGAGAGCTGAACAGGCAGTCTTACAAATGCTTGAAGATTGGAAAACATACGGAATTGATGGATGGACAGATGGTCAGTACCCCTGGTTCACCCTTTCTGAGAAATTAGGCGCATCAATGGCGCCACTCGTTGGTGCATCAACTGAAGAAGTGTTAGCAATGGGCTCAACAACGGTCAATCTTCATCAATTGCTTGCTACGTTTTATCAACCAACAGCCGACCGCTATGTTATTGTCAGTGAAGCCCTTAGCTTTCCGACAGACCTTTACGCAATTCACTCGCATCTTGATCTCCATAGCATCTCTCATGAAAAAGGGCTCCGTTTAATTGAAAGCAAAGACGGTCATACATTATCTGAGGAAGATATTATTGCCTCCTTTGACGATGACGTTGCTGTGGTGGTTCTATCAAGCGTACTCTATCGAAGCGGGCAGCTTTTATCTCTTGAAAGATTAACAAAAGCAGCACACGATAAAGGGATTTTGATCGGCTTTGATCTTTGTCATTCTATCGGTTCTGTGCCTCATCAACTTAAGCAATGGAATGTTGATTTTGCTTTCTGGTGTACCTATAAACATTTAAACGGGGGACCCGGTAGTGTTGGCGGTCTATTTGTTCATGAAAAGCATCACACTACATTACCAGGTCTTAGAGGATGGTTTGGCTCTGATAAATCGAAACAATTTGATATGAGTCCACTGTTCCATAAAAGTGCAGCTGTTGGATCCTACCAGCTTGGAACTCCTCACCTTTTATCAATGGCACCACTCATTGGCTCGTTAGACATGTTTACTGACGTCGGTATAGAAGCAATTCGAACGAAATCATTGGCGCTCACTCATTATTTACGCAACCTGCTACACCAGCTACCTGACACACAGTCGTTTACGATTTCTACACCCGTGCATGATGAGGAGCGCGGAGGGCACCTTCTTCTTGAGCACCCTGAAGCTGCACGCATTTGCAAAGCACTCAAATCCGAAGGTATTATTCCTGATTTCCGAAGTCCCAACGGTGTCCGCATTGCACCAGTTGCTCTTTATAATTCGTTTACGGATGTTTATGAGACAGCGCATACCCTTGCAACTATAATGAAAAAGAAAACGTATCTACAATTTGAAAATAAACGAGGAGTGATTGCATAA
- a CDS encoding DNA-3-methyladenine glycosylase, with protein MIVERMPANFYAQSTIELAKALIGNYLVHFLDGELLAGRITETEAYLGVLDRACHSYGRKQTKRTRILYEEPGHIYTYTMHTHCLLNVVTERRGQPEAVLIRGIEPVWGIEKMESLRGKSALDKQFANGPGKLTKALGITMEAYGESFIDGPLYIGYNDKKNVAPLLVKATRRIGIDNTGQAKYFPFRFIEDR; from the coding sequence ATGATAGTGGAAAGGATGCCAGCCAACTTTTATGCTCAATCAACTATTGAGTTAGCAAAAGCACTTATCGGGAACTACTTAGTTCATTTTCTTGATGGGGAGTTACTAGCAGGCAGAATTACAGAAACAGAAGCATACTTAGGTGTTTTGGACCGAGCTTGCCACAGTTACGGTAGAAAGCAAACCAAACGGACCCGAATTCTCTACGAGGAGCCAGGACATATTTATACGTATACGATGCATACACATTGCCTGTTAAATGTAGTAACGGAAAGAAGAGGTCAGCCTGAAGCAGTGCTCATTCGAGGGATTGAACCTGTATGGGGAATCGAAAAAATGGAATCTTTAAGAGGAAAGTCTGCTCTAGACAAACAGTTTGCAAATGGACCAGGTAAATTAACAAAAGCATTGGGTATTACAATGGAAGCTTATGGGGAGTCATTTATTGACGGTCCGCTCTATATTGGTTACAACGACAAGAAAAATGTAGCACCACTGCTGGTAAAAGCGACGAGGAGAATCGGAATCGATAACACGGGACAAGCAAAGTACTTTCCCTTTCGCTTTATTGAAGACAGATAA
- a CDS encoding LLM class flavin-dependent oxidoreductase, whose protein sequence is MTKQIKLSALNLAPVRKGKTVREALQHTIRSAKAVESFDYHRFWVAEHHNMEGVASSATAVLIGQIAQETTHIRVGSGGIMLPNHAPLIIAEQFGTLAALHPNRIDLGLGRAPGTDQLTAQALRRNGQRAEDFPSLVEELRHYFNPVSSRPHVRAIPGEGEEVPIWLLGSSGYSAQMAGELGLPFAFAGHFSPKQIVPALNLYYDTFKPSAVLSEPYSMIAVNAIAAETEQEAQMLASSLYQQFLSMIRNQRGKLQPAVENMDVIWTPHEEQLVMEQLSGSFIGDANKVAKQLYDFAMNLQVNEIMLQTTIFDEDKQIDSYKRIMDAWQAL, encoded by the coding sequence ATGACAAAGCAAATAAAACTTTCAGCGTTAAATCTAGCGCCAGTTCGTAAAGGAAAAACAGTAAGAGAAGCATTACAACATACAATTCGCAGCGCAAAAGCAGTTGAATCATTTGACTATCATCGTTTTTGGGTTGCGGAACATCATAATATGGAAGGTGTTGCAAGTTCAGCAACTGCTGTATTAATTGGACAAATTGCCCAAGAGACAACACATATCCGTGTCGGTTCAGGAGGAATTATGCTGCCAAATCATGCACCGTTGATTATTGCAGAACAATTTGGCACCCTTGCGGCTCTTCATCCAAATCGAATTGATTTAGGGCTTGGGCGAGCACCTGGAACGGACCAGTTAACGGCGCAAGCCTTAAGACGAAATGGTCAAAGGGCGGAAGATTTCCCTAGTCTTGTGGAAGAATTACGTCATTATTTTAATCCTGTGTCCTCAAGACCACATGTACGGGCGATACCCGGTGAAGGAGAAGAGGTTCCCATTTGGCTCCTTGGCTCAAGTGGCTACAGTGCCCAAATGGCTGGTGAATTAGGCTTACCATTTGCGTTTGCTGGTCATTTCTCACCAAAACAAATTGTACCAGCATTAAACCTTTATTATGATACGTTTAAACCTTCTGCGGTATTAAGTGAACCGTACAGTATGATTGCTGTAAATGCAATTGCTGCGGAGACTGAGCAAGAAGCCCAAATGCTTGCTAGCTCTCTTTACCAACAATTTCTTTCCATGATTCGAAACCAACGAGGAAAATTACAGCCTGCCGTTGAAAATATGGATGTCATTTGGACTCCTCACGAAGAACAACTCGTGATGGAACAACTAAGCGGTTCTTTTATCGGTGATGCCAACAAGGTCGCTAAACAGCTTTATGATTTTGCTATGAACCTGCAAGTAAATGAAATCATGCTGCAAACGACTATTTTTGATGAAGATAAGCAAATTGATTCCTATAAGCGTATAATGGATGCTTGGCAAGCACTCTAA
- the kynB gene encoding arylformamidase has protein sequence MGWIDITMPLHNQIAHWPGDTPFSYTLSAPMEETGSVNIGEITTSTHTGTHADAPFHYHETGATIDELPLETYVGQAAVMTAIGARAINQTLLETYDLTGVRRLLIKTKTKTDPTVFPTDIPYVTEDGANYLHKKGVFLLGVDAPSVDPVTSKELIGHHSLGKANIAIIENLVLDHVEEGLYEFIALPLRIVGGDGSPVRAIIKPLESD, from the coding sequence ATGGGCTGGATTGATATTACAATGCCGCTACATAACCAGATTGCCCATTGGCCAGGCGATACACCTTTCTCATACACGTTATCGGCTCCTATGGAAGAAACGGGCTCAGTGAATATAGGTGAAATCACAACCAGTACTCATACAGGTACTCATGCTGATGCACCGTTTCATTATCACGAAACAGGCGCAACAATTGATGAGTTACCGCTAGAGACGTATGTAGGGCAAGCAGCGGTTATGACTGCAATTGGCGCACGAGCCATTAATCAAACTTTACTTGAAACGTATGATTTAACCGGTGTTAGACGTCTACTCATTAAAACAAAAACGAAAACGGATCCAACCGTTTTTCCAACAGATATTCCATACGTTACAGAAGATGGAGCGAACTATCTACATAAAAAAGGTGTTTTCTTATTAGGTGTAGATGCCCCAAGTGTTGATCCGGTCACGAGTAAGGAATTAATCGGTCATCATAGTCTAGGTAAAGCAAATATCGCCATTATTGAGAACCTTGTACTTGATCATGTTGAGGAGGGCTTATATGAATTTATTGCCCTACCTCTTCGCATTGTTGGCGGTGATGGCAGCCCAGTACGAGCGATTATTAAACCTTTGGAGAGTGATTGA